One part of the Aspergillus luchuensis IFO 4308 DNA, chromosome 5, nearly complete sequence genome encodes these proteins:
- a CDS encoding SDR family NAD(P)-dependent oxidoreductase (COG:Q;~EggNog:ENOG410PN2N;~InterPro:IPR036291,IPR002347;~PFAM:PF08659,PF00106,PF13561;~go_process: GO:0055114 - oxidation-reduction process [Evidence IEA]) produces the protein MALGRNTTARDNIPLTMSPIHRLDQISNHVSPKMVEQTLLHKVAIVSGSSSGIGAAIVRELSARGASTVVNYPFPGLKAEADALVASLPSPSVAVEADMGSVSAPRALADAAVSNWGRVDIVVNCVALAVNKPFEEQTIDDWDRLVNINGRGTFLLTQASLKHLTKNSGRIVNIVSISARGPPPNQTIYAGTKGMVDSFTKCWAKELPPKYGCTVNAVSPGPTKTEGFAAAGEEQMKILQPIIDQTPVAPRMAEPDEIAYAVGFLCEERSRWINGAHIIASGGLFID, from the exons ATGGCACTCGGGAGGAACACAACTGCACGAGATAATATCCCACTCACCATGTCTCCTATTCATCGACTGGATCAAATCAGCAATCACGTCTCGCCCAAAATGGTTGAACAAACTCTCCTCCACAAGGTCGCTATCGTCAGCGGCTCGTCCTCAGGGATTGGCGCCGCCATTGTGCGGGAACTCTCTGCCCGCGGAGCGAGCACAGTTGTCAATTATCCTTTCCCGGGTCTCAAAGCTGAAGCAGACGCCCTGGTGGCGTCTTTGCCTTCTCCGTCGGTCGCTGTTGAAGCGGATATGGGCTCGGTGTCTGCTCCACGGGCGCTGGCCGATGCTGCGGTATCGAATTGGGGTCGGGTCGATATCGTGGTCAACTGTGTTGCACTAGCGGTGAACAAGCCGTTTGAAGAGCAGACCATCGATGACTGGGACAGACTGGTCAATATAAATGGACGGGGGACGTTCTTGTTGACTCAAGCCAGCTTGAAGCACCTCACCAAGAATTCTGGGAGAATTGTCAATATCGTGAGTATTTCGGCACGAGGACCTCCACCAAATCAGACCATCTATGCCGGTACCAAGGGAATGGTCGATTCTTTCACAAAGTGCTG GGCCAAGGAGCTTCCGCCGAAGTATGGCTGCACCGTCAACGCAGTCAGTCCGGGCCCGACCAAGACGGAAGGctttgcagcagcaggtgaaGAACAGATGAAGATCCTCCAGCCCATTATTGATCAGACCCCAGTTGCGCCACGGATGGCTGAGCCGGATGAGATTGCGTATGCCGTGGGATTTCTGTGCGAGGAAAGGTCAAGGTGGATAAATGGAGCACATATTATTGCATCTGGTGGACTGTTTATCGATTAG
- a CDS encoding YbhB/YbcL family Raf kinase inhibitor-like protein (COG:O;~EggNog:ENOG410PXE3;~InterPro:IPR036610,IPR008914,IPR035810;~MEROPS:MER0018285;~PFAM:PF01161), with the protein MPTNFNVDRAMAVIRNEHRKLLTLTFSSHFIYPGQFVSKRDAAHPPRMSFPRLKGNGTYMIVCLDLDAPFPSCRVLGPKCHWIQSGLEPIMSENGHFFLRVAAPFIANYVGPNPLPGSSPHRYLFILYEQPAGFEITRSSPTGGKKMGAWSRLRFDLDGWAREIGLGPVVGANYFVSK; encoded by the exons ATGCCTACCAACTTCAACGTTGATAGAGCGATGGCGGTGATTCGCAACGAGCATAGAAAGCTCCTGACCCTCACCTTCAGCAGCCATTTCATCTACCCGGGTCAGTTCGTCTCCAAGCGTG ATGCTGCTCATCCACCACGTATGTCGTTCCCTCGCCTCAAGGGCAACGGAACCTATATGATAGTTTGCCTCGACCTTGATGCCCCCTTTCCTTCGTGCCGCGTGCTCGGCCCCAAGTGCCACTGGATCCAGTCTGGTCTGGAGCCAATTATGAGCGAAAATGGTCACTTCTTCCTCAGAGTGGCTGCACCTTTCATCGCCAACTACGTTGGACCTAATCCTCTTCCTGGAAGTTCTCCGCACCGCTACCTGTTCATTCTCTACGAACAGCCTGCTGGATTCGAGATCACTCGATCCTCTCCCACCGGCGGCAAGAAGATGGGAGCCTGGTCGCGCCTCCGTTTTGATCTCGATGGCTGGGCGAGAGAGATTGGCCTCGGCCCTGTTGTCGGAGCCAACTATTTCGTCAGCAAGTAG
- a CDS encoding cysteine hydrolase family protein (COG:Q;~EggNog:ENOG410PXZF;~InterPro:IPR000868,IPR036380;~PFAM:PF00857): protein MATEKAALLLLDVQNGIVNRLENTSQYLQTLSTVTQAARNAQLDIIHVVTAFRAGHPECNPRNPSMARAKEMGAFRNNDESTQVHPAVAPRDEEHIVTKYRVSAFTSTELDLILRSMGITEVVMAGLITSGAVLSTVRAAADLDYSVTVLEDGCMDRDPEVHRVLMEKVFTRQGRVVGSKEWVDEIAR from the coding sequence ATGGCAACCGAGAAAGCcgctctccttctcctcgacgTACAAAACGGCATCGTCAACCGTCTCGAAAACACCTCCCAATACCTCCAAACTCTGTCAACAGTGACACAGGCGGCCCGCAACGCCCAACTCGACATCATTCATGTGGTGACAGCCTTCCGTGCTGGTCATCCAGAATGTAACCCTCGAAACCCCAGCATGGCCAGAGCCAAGGAAATGGGAGCTTTCCGTAACAACGATGAGTCTACCCAGGTTCACCCTGCCGTGGCACCCCGCGACGAAGAGCATATCGTGACCAAGTATCGTGTCTCGGCTTTTACTTCCACCGAGTTGGACCTTATTCTCCGGTCGATGGGTATTACAGAGGTGGTAATGGCAGGGCTCATTACCAGTGGAGCTGTGCTGTCGACCGTTCGTGCGGCTGCGGATCTCGATTACAGTGTGACTGtcttggaggatggatgTATGGATCGTGATCCGGAGGTGCATCGGGTTTTGATGGAGAAGGTATTTACGCGCCAGGGACGCGTTGTGGGTTCGAAGGAATGGGTGGATGAGATTGCGAGGTGA
- a CDS encoding MFS transporter (COG:G;~EggNog:ENOG410PFF2;~InterPro:IPR020846,IPR011701,IPR036259;~PFAM:PF07690;~TransMembrane:10 (i43-64o84-102i109-128o134-156i168-190o196-218i285-305o325-345i380-398o471-491i);~go_function: GO:0022857 - transmembrane transporter activity [Evidence IEA];~go_process: GO:0055085 - transmembrane transport [Evidence IEA]): MNDNPSSSSAAEANAPDIEKEPDQNAPPRLDVFSVFTVNQKRAMVATGSMASFFSPLSSSIYFPAMDTIAAALNVSTSKIDLTVTTYLIMQGVAPMLIAGFSDTAGRRPAYIICFTVYIAANLGLGLQNDYSSLLGLRCLQSAGSSGAVALANGLVGDLVTSAERGTYIAFASLGSMLGPSLSPIIGGLLSQYLDWHWIFWFLLIYSAAFFLPLLLFLPETCRKVVADGSVPPPTLNKNLSDTIRHRNRKAKGLVVETSKLAEVRKNYSFRCPSPMSTLKVTTDLETGVILLATGLTFACFYAVMTGATTSFHDTYHLNDIETGLMYLPIGAGGIVSAFTTGRLMDWNYRRHAAKAGLPVIRNVRQDLTNFNIEKARLEVGLPMYYTCIVSMIAYGWVLGHKVNLAAPIILLFISGWSLNGTSQVLNAILVDLWPSRSAAATAACNLFRCELGAAASAAITPMSEAMGQGWAYTTLGLISVIVSPSLWVVMQKGIKWRQRRLRKDRERAATSQ; encoded by the exons ATGAACGACAacccatcctcttcatcggctGCAGAGGCCAACGCCCCCGATATAGAAAAAGAGCCGGACCAGAATGCACCACCAAGGCTGGATGTATTTTCAGTCTTCACAGTGAACCAAAAGCGAGCTATGGTGGCGACTGGCTCTATGGCAAGCTTCTTCTCACCACTCTCCTCAAGCATCTACTTCCCTGCCATGGACACGATAGCAGCAGCGCTGAACGTCTCCACATCCAAGATTGACTTGACTGTCACGACCTACCTG ATAATGCAAGGCGTTGCCCCCATGTTAATCGCCGGATTCTCAGACACAGCCGGCAGACGTCCCGCCTACATAATCTGCTTCACCGTCTACATCGCCGCCAAcctcggcctcggcctccAGAATGACTACAGCTCACTACTAGGTCTACGATGCCTTCAAAGCGCAGGAAGCAGTGGCGCCGTGGCGCTCGCCAATGGCCTGGTCGGAGACCTGGTCACATCTGCAGAACGAGGAACATACATCGCATTTGCTTCGTTAGGGAGCATGCTCGGGCCTTCTCTATCTCCGATTATTGGTGGACTCCTCAGCCAATACCTCGACTGGCACTGGATATTCTGGTTCCTTCTCATCTACTCAgccgccttcttccttcctctcttactcttcctccccgagACCTGCCGCAAAGTGGTCGCCGACGGCTCCgttccacccccaaccctaAACAAAAACCTAAGCGACACAATCCGGCACCGCAACCGAAAGGCCAAAGGTCTCGTCGTAGAGACAAGCAAGCTCGCCGAAGTACGCAAGAACTACTCCTTCCGGTGCCCATCACCCATGTCCACACTAAAGGTCACCACCGACCTCGAAACGGGCGTTATCCTCCTCGCCACGGGGCTAACCTTCGCATGTTTCTACGCTGTAATGACTGGAGCTACGACCTCATTCCACGATACCTACCATCTCAATGACATCGAAACAGGACTGATGTACCTCCCTATCGGGGCCGGCGGCATCGTATCAGCATTTACCACGGGCCGTCTAATGGACTGGAATTATCGTCGACATGCCGCCAAGGCGGGACTCCCCGTCATCAGGAACGTGCGACAAGATCTCACGAACTTTAATATTGAAAAGGCAAGGCTGGAAGTCGGGCTGCCGATGTATTACACGTGCATCGTGTCCATGATCGCCTACGGCTGGGTCCTCGGCCATAAAGTGAATTTGGCTGCGCCGATCATCCTGCTCTTCATCTCGGGGTGGAGTCTGAATGGCACATCGCAGGTCTTGAATGCCATTCTTGTTGATCTGTGGCCGAGTCGATCTGCAGCTGCAACGGCAGCGTGTAATTTATTTCGCTGTGAGTTGGGAGCTGCAGCTTCAGCGGCGATTACGCCAATGAGTGAGGCGATGGGACAGGGGTGGGCGTATACAACGCTGGGGTTAATTTCTGTAATTGTGTCGCCGAGTTTGTGGGTGGTCATGCAGAAGGGCATTAAAtggaggcagagaagattAAGGAAGGACCGGGAACGGGCAGCTACAAGTCAGtag
- a CDS encoding uncharacterized protein (COG:I;~EggNog:ENOG410PV8S;~InterPro:IPR002202,IPR023076,IPR023074,IPR009023, IPR009029;~PFAM:PF00368;~go_function: GO:0004420 - hydroxymethylglutaryl-CoA reductase (NADPH) activity [Evidence IEA];~go_function: GO:0016616 - oxidoreductase activity, acting on the CH-OH group of donors, NAD or NADP as acceptor [Evidence IEA];~go_process: GO:0015936 - coenzyme A metabolic process [Evidence IEA];~go_process: GO:0055114 - oxidation-reduction process [Evidence IEA]), translated as MSLPVRKASAKFQQVTKNLKEITAHPVDLTKVRIENPIGCVQVPVGLAGPLWVWETGTSGEEVEEVYAPLATTEAALVASCCRGCKAFNRSGGIHIVALRDAMSKVPAFIFDSPANALAFAQEVPTLQGELKRLAESTSRRIQLLSVTPTVVGSATHVHFNYTCGDATGQNMATIATHRACHELLLDTPLSEDLKIRGFQFDAGMSGEKKAGWSHVQQPRGVEAMAWGMISNEVAGDLLGCSTEALYQVLIRAQAGAVRVGEFGYSCNAMNVVTAIFIATGQDVASIGESCWTQLTPEYNFATKVLTLSLYIPSLPVGVVGGGTHLGPQREALGIKKCIGPGMKRRLAALITAFALALDLSTAAAVTNDTFSQAHAGLRRKPDDATAKL; from the exons ATGTCTTTGCCCGTCAGAAAAGCAAGTGCCAAGTTTCAGCAGGTCACGAAGAACCTGAAGGAAATCACTGCCCACCCCGTTGATCTCACAAAGGTTCGTATTGAGAATCCTATCGGGTGTGTGCAGGTGCCTGTGGGTTTGGCTGGACCTCTGTGGGTGTGGGAGACCGGCACTAGCGGCGAAGAGGTTGAAGAGGTATATGCACCGCTAGCTACCACTGAAGCAGCCTTAGTCGCGAGTTGCTGTCGGGGTTGTAAGGCTTTCAACCGGAGTGGAGGAATTCATATTGTGGCTCTTCGCGATGCCATGTCCAA AGTTCCCGCTTTCATATTTGACTCGCCAGCCAACGCTCTGGCCTTCGCTCAAGAGGTGCCGACCCTCCAGGGCGAGTTAAAACGGCTTGCCGAATCTACTAGTCGCCGAATCCAGCTTCTGTCCGTAACTCCGACCGTGGTGGGCTCCGCAACGCATGTGCATTTTAACTACACATGTGGTGACGCTACCGGTCAGAATATGGCTACCATCGCAACTCATCGAGCGTGCCACGAGCTGCTGTTAGACACCCCTCTCAGTGAGGATCTGAAGATTCGTGGCTTTCAATTCGACGCGGGAATGtcgggggaaaagaaagccggCTGGTCACATGTGCAGCAACCACGCGGCGTCGAGGCCATGGCGTGGGGGATGATCAGCAACGAAGTAGCCGGAGATCTGCTGGGATGCTCGACCGAAGCCCTCTACCAGGTTCTGATTCGTGCACAAGCTGGAGCCGTGCGAGTCGGCGAATTTGGCTATTCATGCAACGCCATGAACGTTGTGACTGCTATCTTCATCGCTACTGGGCAGGACGTTGCCAGCATCGGTGAATCGTGCTGGACCCAGCTCACCCCAGAATACAACTTTGCGACCAAGGTGCTAACTCTGTCACTATATATTCCGTCCCTTCCGGTGGGAGTGGTTGGTGGAGGCACCCACCTGGGTCCTCAGCGTGAGGCGCTTGGTATTAAAAAGTGCATTGGACCTGGGATGAAGCGTCGGCTTGCTGCACTTATTACCGCATTTGCGTTGGCCTTGGATCTTAGCACCGCGGCTGCTGTAACTAACGATACATTTTCTCAAGCTCATGCCGGGCTTCGCAGAAAGCCTGACGATGCCACGGCAAAGCTTTAG
- a CDS encoding nucleobase cation symporter-1 family protein (COG:F,H;~EggNog:ENOG410PF92;~InterPro:IPR001248,IPR038271;~PFAM:PF02133;~TransMembrane:12 (i66-84o96-115i152-173o193-213i220-239o259-283i295-318o349-370i393-417o423-441i461-483o503-523i);~go_component: GO:0016020 - membrane [Evidence IEA];~go_function: GO:0022857 - transmembrane transporter activity [Evidence IEA];~go_process: GO:0055085 - transmembrane transport [Evidence IEA]): MRPRASIKLCQTADLRTDNMSSIWEGIHERLLVKSVDQNGNIRPVGVLDNDSIRPTPTKDRKWTRLTYLFFWFSATANVSNLYASNTGVSMGLTMWEAIACSFTGQFLAGCLMALNGRAGAMYRIPFPVLCRSSFGPWGALWPTFNRAVMSIVWNGVNVTQGAQCLYVFLHAIFPSIARISDTMGPKSALSSAQMICFLVYWLINCAFLVVPVPKMKKLIYIKVVVYYGGAFAMLAWVVRLAGGNPPAIHEASTVHGRAKSWLICKFLFLGLASCGTFISNAADLQRYARKPSDVILAQVISFPLSGLLVAVIGNIIAGCSRSIFGELIWNPLTFLDKLMDGERYTPGNRAACAFISLAFVYSTVFSAIFENSIPAGNDIAALLPRYITVKRGFFICAILSFAICPWYLLATAAVFITFLSSYQIFLSAIAGVLICDYYLIRRGWLNIPALYTARTDGVYYFFHGFNLRGFGAYLVAVAPNFYGFLNQMGVKAPLGIQRFYFVAYPVGLFIAFGVYYLGCLVWPPAETEKTGGWKEPKEYWDEFDPDRLDGVEAVTVLPVAVKDENGAKTVLDILSKA; this comes from the exons ATGCGACCGAGGGCCAGCATCAAACTGTGTCAAACCGCAGATCTTAGAACCGACAACATGAGTTCCATATGGGAAGGGATCCACGAGCGGTTGCTTGTCAAGAGTGTGGATCAAAATGGTAATATCAGACCCGTTGGCGTTCTGGATAATGACTCGATccgaccaacaccaaccaagGACCGAAAATGGACACGCCTCAcatacctcttcttctggttctcgGCTACGGCAAATGTGAGCAACTTGTACGCATCAAACACCGGCGTATCCATGGGATTGACTATGTGGGAGGCCATCGCCTGCTCCTTTACCGGCCAGTTCCTCGCAGGGTGCCTAATGGCTCTCAATGGGCGGGCTGGTGCGATGTATCGAATTCCTTTTCCAGTCCTATGTCGTTCTAGCTTTGGTCCTTGGGGTGCCCTCTGGCCAACGTTCAACCGGGCAGTAATGAGTATAGTCTGGAATGGCGTCAATGTTACCCAAGGAGCTCAGTGTTTATA TGTTTTCCTGCATGCAATATTCCCATCCATCGCTCGTATTTCTGATACGATGGGACCAAAGTCTGCCTTGTCGTCTGCGCAGATGATATGCTTTCTCGTTTACTG GCTTATAAACTGCGCTTTCCTCGTGGTTCCTGTGCctaagatgaagaagcttaTCTACATCAAAGTGGTAGTCTACTATGGCGGCGCTTTCGCCATGTTAGCTTGGGTAGTACGCCTGGCTGGGGGTAACCCTCCTGCTATTCATGAGGCGTCGACAGTTCATGGGAGAGCCAAGAGCTGGCTAATTTGCAAGTTCCTGTTTTTGGGGCTGGCCAGCTGCGGGACCTTTATTTCCAATGCCGCGGACCTCCAGAGGTACGCAAGGAAGCCTAGCGACGTGATCCTAGCACAGGTCATCAGCTTTCCACTCTCTGGATTACTGGTGGCTGTCATCGGCAACATCATTGCTGGATGTAGCAGAAGCATATTTGGGGAG CTGATATGGAATCCCCTGACATTTTTGGACAAGCTGATGGATGGGGAAAGATACACGCCGGGCAACCGCGCTGCTTGTGCGTTCATTTCATTGGCATTCGTGTACTCGACTGTCTTTTCCGCCATTTTCGAGAACTCTATTCC CGCCGGAAATGACATTGCAGCTTTACTTCCTCGGTACATTACCGTTAAACGAGGCTTCTTTATCTGTGCTA TTCTGTCCTTCGCTATCTGCCCATGGTACCTCCTTGCCACAGCAGCCGTattcatcaccttcctctcctcctatCAAATCTTTCTCTCTGCTATCGCTGGTGTCCTGATATGCGACTATTACCTCATCCGACGGGGATGGCTTAACATTCCGGCATTATACACAGCACGCACCGATGGAGTCTATTATTTCTTCCACGGATTCAATCTCCGCGGCTTCGGTGCTTATCTTGTAGCAGTTGCACCGAACTTCTACGGCTTCCTTAACCAGATGGGTGTCAAGGCACCCTTGGGTATACAACGATTTTACTTTGTCGCGTACCCTGTCGGCCTGTTTATCGCATTCGGAGTGTATTACCTCGGATGTCTCGTGTGGCCTCCTGCTGAAACTGAGAAGACGGGCGGGTGGAAAGAGCCCAAGGAATACTGGGATGAATTCGATCCCGATCGGCTAGACGGAGTTGAGGCGGTGACGGTGCTGCCGGTGGCCGTCAAAGACGAGAATGGTGCCAAGACAGTGTTGGACATCTTGAGCAAAGCTTGA
- a CDS encoding isopenicillin N synthase family dioxygenase (COG:Q;~EggNog:ENOG410PKN1;~InterPro:IPR026992,IPR027443,IPR005123;~PFAM:PF03171,PF14226;~go_function: GO:0016491 - oxidoreductase activity [Evidence IEA];~go_process: GO:0055114 - oxidation-reduction process [Evidence IEA]): protein MTCTMTAMATPQYTHVELLTLNGPEYRRVSTAPPRLPSDDEIPVIDLVGINGDLDARTVLAAKIRAASQNTGFFYIKNHGISEEMIAGALTQAKAFFHQPQEEKEKVSNFKLMHMDGYHAVGTTQVNKSETKDRKETFSLRYNARNDPATGPDTPGDRIWDDSALWAGTAHLPNFRETTISFWQARLALARKMVRIFALALDLPEDYFDSVVTHPGADGLYIHYPGTPEAELKDDKIDVGIGSHTDIQCFTLLWQDMSGGLQVLSSSDEWLDARPIPGTLVVNIGDFLQRLSNKRFRSTVHRVYNRQSTSRYSMPFFFGFNPETVCQVVPSCVDEQHPALFEPISCGKWHRDRLALAQGKLATA from the exons ATGACCTGTACGATGACTGCTATGGCTACGCCCCAATATACCCATGTCGAGCTATTGACACTGAACGGACCGGAATACCGCAGGGTGTCAACTgcccctccccgcctcccgAGCGACGATGAGATTCCTGTGATTGATCTTGTCGGTATTAATGGCGACCTGGACGCACGTACTGTACTCGCGGCAAAGATCCGCGCTGCTTCTCAGAATACAGGATTCTTCTACATCAAGAATCATGGGATTTCCGAGGAGATGATCGCGGGCGCTCTTACGCAAGCCAAAGCCTTTTTCCATCAGCCGcaggaggaaaaagagaaggtATCCAACTTCAAGTTGATGCATATGGATGGATACCACGCGGTGGGAACTACCCAGGTCAACAAATCTGAGACAAAGG ACCGGAAAGAGACCTTTTCCCTTCGCTACAACGCCCGCAATGACCCAGCGACGGGACCAGACACCCCAGGTGATCGGATCTGGGATGACTCGGCCCTTTGGGCTGGGACCGCCCATCTCCCAAACTTTCGCGAAACCACCATTTCGTTCTGGCAAGCACGATTAGCCTTGGCGAGAAAAATGGTCCGTATTTTCGCCCTTGCATTGGATCTCCCCGAGGACTATTTCGATAGTGTCGTCACCCACCCCGGCGCCGATGGCCTATACATCCACTACCCTGGTACACCTGAGGCCGAACTGAAAGACGATAAAATTGACGTTGGAATCGGTTCACATACCGACATTCAATGTTTCACATTACTCTGGCAGGACATGTCGGGAGGTCTGCAAGTCTTGTCGTCATCTGACGAATGGTTAGACGCTCGACCCATCCCGGGCACACTTGTCGTCAATATTGGGGATTTCCTGCAGCGCTTATCCAACAAACGGTTTAGATCCACGGTGCACAGAGTATATAACCGGCAAAGCACATCGCGGTATTCGATGccgttcttcttcgggtTCAATCCCGAGACGGTGTGTCAGGTTGTACCGTCCTGTGTTGATGAACAACATCCCGCACTTTTCGAGCCAATTTCATGTGGAAAG TGGCACCGCGATCGACTGGCTCTTGCTCAAGGCAAGCTGGCTACTGCATGA
- a CDS encoding alcohol dehydrogenase family protein (COG:Q;~EggNog:ENOG410PG9N;~InterPro:IPR013154,IPR013149,IPR002328,IPR036291, IPR011032;~PFAM:PF00107,PF08240;~go_function: GO:0008270 - zinc ion binding [Evidence IEA];~go_function: GO:0016491 - oxidoreductase activity [Evidence IEA];~go_process: GO:0055114 - oxidation-reduction process [Evidence IEA]), which translates to MQAVVFKGPLEVTLEQRPIPQIQDPTDVIVKVRYTALCGSELHVFRGHQPSTTGFIMGHEFTGEIVETGSEVHNFHTGDLVVSPFTVSCGECFYCVRGCSSRCAKSQLYGSAVLDGGQADYVRVPLADSTLVAAPKEIDEKKLVLMADIFPTGYFASNNAFKGMDEATVQESTVLLFGCGPVGICALISALEYRPRHLIAVDSVPDRLELAGRLGAEPWNFQTQADGLRERVKELTEGRGADVAIEVVGHSSALAMAFEMLRPWGRISSVGVHNGEIPWTGNQAYGKNLQIQMGRCPVRSTFEDALKLLVQKQDTLNFMVTDVRPLSEAVQAYDDFNHMRSQKIIFEGGK; encoded by the exons ATGCAGGCCGTTGTCTTCAAAGGTCCTCTCGAGGTTACTCTCGAGCAGCGTCCCATTCCTCAGATCCAGGATCCCACCGACGTGATCGTCAAAGTACGCTACACTGCACTATGTGGGAG TGAACTACACGTCTTCCGCGGCCACCAGCCCTCCACAACCGGCTTCATAATGGGCCACGAGTTCACGGGAGAAATCGTCGAAACCGGCTCAGAAGTCCACAACTTCCATACTGGTGACCTAGTCGTCTCGCCATTTACTGTGAGCTGCGGGGAATGCTTCTACTGCGTGCGGGGCTGTTCCTCTCGCTGCGCCAAAAGCCAACTCTACGGCTCTGCGGTCCTGGATGGCGGGCAGGCAGATTATGTCCGTGTCCCGTTAGCAGACTCGACGCTGGTCGCCGCGCCGAAGGAAATcgatgagaagaagcttgTGCTGATGGCCGATATTTTCCCGACGGGTTATTTTGCCTCCAATAATGCATTTAAGGGAATGGATGAAGCTACGGTGCAGGAGAGTACGGTGCTTCTGTTCGGGTGTGGACCGGTGGGGATCTGTGCGTTGATCAGTGCACTGGAATATCGGCCGAGGCATCTTATTGCCGTCGATAGTGTTCCCGATCGGTTGGAGTTGGCGGGACGGTTGGGGGCCGAGCCGTGGAATTTCCAGACGCAGGCAGATGGGCTaagggagagggtgaaggAGTTGacggagggaaggggagcCGATGTGGCGATTGAGGTGGTGGGACATAGTAGTGCGCTGGCTATGGCGTTTGAGATGTTACGGCCCTGGGGTCGGATCTCGAGTGTGGGAGTGCATAATGGCGAGATTCCGTGGACGGGCAATCAGGCGTACGGGAAGAATCTTCAGATTCAGATGGGACGATGCCCGGTTCGGA GCACCTTTGAAGATGCGTTGAAGCTGCTGGTTCAGAAGCAGGATACTCTCAA TTTCATGGTTACCGACGTGCGACCACTCTCGGAGGCTGTCCAAGC ATATGATGATTTCAATCATATGCGATCACAAAAGATCATTTTTGAGGGCGGAAAGTGA